Proteins co-encoded in one Quercus robur chromosome 8, dhQueRobu3.1, whole genome shotgun sequence genomic window:
- the LOC126694579 gene encoding 3-ketoacyl-CoA synthase 11-like has translation MECEKKQNQYKKPNSIILKYVKFGYHYLISNAMYLLLVPLGTIALTHLSMDDLVHFSNHTMRNLVVVTLCIVIVVILATLYLMSRPRKVYLVNFSCYKPDQTLMCSKETFMKATKLTGSFTDESLAFQKKILERSGYGQKTYIAKTLLEVPINMSFDEARKEAGMVMFGVIDELLAKTGVKTKDIGILVVNCSLFNPTPSLSSMVVNRYKLRGNILSYNLGGMGCSAGLISIDLAKRLLQGQSNTYALVVSLEILTCQYYRGNNYSMLITNCLFRMGGAAILLSNRPSDRRCSKYQLTHTLRTHKGADDKCHNCVYQKEDENKKVGLLLSRDLLVVAGEALKTNITTLGPMVLPVSEQLLFVMNLIRRKIFQMKIKPYVPDFKLAFEHFCLHAGGRGVLDELEKNLGLTKWHMEPSRMTLYRFGNTSSSSLWYELAYSEAKGRIKKGNRVWQIGFGSGFKCNSAVWQALRTIDPAKEKSNVWMNEIHEYPVDVPQVATIAT, from the exons ATGGAGTGTGAGAAGAAACAAAACCAATACAAGAAACCAAATTCTATTATACTTAAGTACGTGAAGTTTGGTTATCACTACTTAATCTCTAATGCCATGTATCTCTTACTTGTGCCACTCGGTACCATAGCTTTGACTCATCTTTCTATGGATGATTTGGTCCATTTCTCCAACCACACTATGCGCAATCTTGTAGTCGTGACTTTATGCATCGTGATTGTAGTTATCCTAGCAACCCTTTACTTGATGAGTCGTCCAAGAAAAGTTTATTTAGTAAATTTTTCTTGTTACAAGCCCGACCAAACTCTAATGTGTAGCAAAGAAACTTTCATGAAAGCGACTAAGCTTACTGGGAGTTTCACGGATGAAAGTTTGGCGTTTCAAAAGAAGATTTTGGAGAGGTCAGGGTATGGTCAAAAAACATATATAGCCAAAACATTGTTGGAGGTCCCAATCAACATGAGCTTCGATGAAGCAAGGAAGGAGGCAGGGATGGTGATGTTTGGAGTGATCGATGAGTTATTGGCGAAAACCGGAGTGAAGACTAAGGATATAGGGATTCTTGTTGTGAATTGCAGTTTGTTCAATCCAACACCATCATTGTCATCCATGGTTGTTAACAGGTACAAGCTTAGAGGGAACATTTTGAGCTATAATCTTGGTGGAATGGGCTGCAGTGCTGGACTAATTTCTATAGATCTTGCCAAACGCTTGCTACAG GGACAATCCAACACCTACGCCTTAGTGGTGAGCTTGGAAATCTTGACTTGCCAGTATTACCGAGGCAACAACTACTCAATGCTCATCACAAATTGTCTTTTCCGCATGGGTGGAGCTGCAATTCTCTTATCAAACCGACCCTCTGATCGTCGTTGTTCTAAGTATCAACTCACTCACACTTTACGTACTCACAAGGGTGCAGATGATAAGTGTCATAATTGTGTCTaccaaaaagaagatgaaaacaaaaaagtagGCCTTTTACTCTCTAGAGACCTATTGGTTGTGGCTGGTGAAGCTCTTAAAACCAACATCACAACATTAGGGCCAATGGTCTTGCCTGTGTCTGAACAACTTCTATTTGTCATGAATTTAATCAGAAGAAAGATATTTCAAATGAAGATAAAACCATATGTCCCAGACTTTAAGTTGGCATTCGAGCATTTTTGCTTACATGCGGGAGGAAGGGGTGTATTAGATGAGTTAGAGAAGAACCTTGGGCTCACTAAATGGCACATGGAACCCTCAAGGATGACTCTATATAGGTTTGGGAACACTTCTAGTAGTTCTCTGTGGTATGAATTGGCTTATTCTGAAGCCAAGGGAAGGATTAAGAAAGGCAATAGGGTATGGCAAATTGGGTTCGGATCAGGATTCAAGTGTAACAGTGCTGTGTGGCAGGCATTACGAACCATTGATCCAGCTAAAGAGAAGAGTAATGTTTGGATGAATGAGATTCATGAGTACCCTGTTGACGTGCCTCAAGTGGCAACCATTGCTACTTAA
- the LOC126694582 gene encoding heterodimeric geranylgeranyl pyrophosphate synthase small subunit, chloroplastic-like → MARAFLHLNGNQTFHILSRSSVTRASLPHRSMMVTMSQNQSYWASINAEIEAHLKQAIPLRPPLQVFEPVHHLVFAAPQNPAPALCIAACELVGGRRDQAMAAASTLHLMQAASFTHEQLPLTDRPRPKSRPTIHHAYGPNIELLLGDGMIPFGFELLARCDDPAQNNSDRILRVTIEIARAIGSQGMVEGQYYELECPQSEGEELCDIGWIEQVCKKKEGELHACGAACGAILGGGSEEEIEKLRRFGLYVGTIQGLLHGAGKLEKGLMKVVEEFRNLALKELEEFKGGKVEAISSFVNV, encoded by the coding sequence ATGGCTAGAGCTTTCCTCCACCTTAATGGAAATCAAACGTTCCATATTCTCTCAAGATCTAGTGTTACCCGGGCATCCTTACCACATAGGTCTATGATGGTCACCATGTCCCAAAATCAATCCTATTGGGCCTCCATAAATGCCGAAATTGAAGCCCATCTCAAGCAAGCCATTCCACTACGGCCTCCACTTCAAGTCTTTGAGCCCGTGCACCATTTGGTTTTTGCAGCCCCACAAAACCCCGCCCCGGCCTTGTGTATTGCTGCGTGTGAACTTGTTGGCGGACGCCGAGACCAAGCCATGGCGGCGGCTTCCACACTCCACCTGATGCAGGCGGCTTCGTTCACTCACGAGCAACTTCCACTAACTGACAGGCCCAGGCCCAAGTCCAGGCCCACGATCCACCATGCATACGGCCCAAACATAGAGCTTCTCTTGGGGGATGGCATGATACCATTTGGGTTTGAGTTGTTAGCTAGATGCGATGACCCGGCCCAAAACAACTCGGACCGAATTTTGCGGGTGACAATTGAAATTGCACGTGCCATAGGCTCACAAGGTATGGTAGAGGGACAATACTATGAATTGGAATGCCCTCAATCGGAGGGGGAGGAATTATGTGACATAGGGTGGATTGAGCAAGTGTGCAAGAAAAAGGAAGGTGAGTTGCACGCGTGTGGGGCTGCATGTGGGGCAATACTAGGAGGGGGAAGTGAGGAGGAAATAGAGAAGCTAAGAAGGTTTGGTCTCTATGTTGGAACCATTCAAGGATTGTTACATGGGGCTGGAAAATTAGAAAAGGGATTAATGAAAGTGGTGGAAGAATTCAGAAATTTGGCACTCAAGGAATTGGAGGAATTCAAGGGAGGAAAGGTTGAGGCAATTTCTAGCTTTGTTAATGTTTAA